A single region of the Streptomyces virginiae genome encodes:
- a CDS encoding agmatine deiminase family protein, with translation MTDFRMPAEWSQHDGCLMAWPTREDLWGSVLADVKEEYANVARAIAAFEPVTMVAPPGFGEDARARCGDGVTVIELPLDDSWFRDSAPLFVLDGDGNRAGVDFRFNAWGRKHHPFDSDDRISGLLLEHLGVDRIPSGMILEGGAITVDGEGTLITTEQCLLHPNRNPGMNRDQIEAELRSRLGVTKVIWLPYGGLLDTETDGHVDGVCAFAAPGTVVISLPADPDHPDHARMRANRAVLEASTDARGRRLEIIEVPQTAFADLADGEIEVSYLNYYVANGGVVVPVAGVPQDEEALAVIATAYPGRKVVGVRALAIAFGGGGVHCITQQIPAVRTTV, from the coding sequence ATGACCGATTTCCGTATGCCCGCCGAGTGGTCCCAGCACGACGGCTGTCTGATGGCCTGGCCCACCCGTGAGGACCTGTGGGGCAGCGTGCTCGCCGACGTGAAGGAGGAGTACGCGAACGTCGCCCGCGCCATCGCCGCGTTCGAGCCCGTCACGATGGTCGCCCCGCCCGGCTTCGGCGAGGACGCCCGCGCACGGTGCGGCGACGGCGTCACCGTCATCGAGCTGCCGCTCGACGACTCCTGGTTCCGTGACTCCGCCCCGCTCTTCGTCCTCGACGGCGACGGCAACCGCGCCGGGGTGGACTTCCGCTTCAACGCCTGGGGCCGCAAGCACCACCCGTTCGACTCGGACGACCGGATCAGCGGCCTGCTGCTGGAGCACCTCGGGGTCGACCGGATCCCCTCCGGCATGATCCTCGAAGGCGGCGCCATCACCGTCGACGGCGAGGGCACGCTGATCACCACCGAGCAGTGCCTCCTGCACCCCAACCGCAACCCCGGCATGAACCGCGACCAGATCGAGGCCGAACTGAGGTCCCGGCTCGGCGTCACCAAGGTCATCTGGCTCCCGTACGGCGGCCTGCTCGACACCGAGACCGACGGCCACGTCGACGGGGTCTGCGCCTTCGCCGCCCCCGGCACGGTCGTGATCTCCCTGCCCGCCGACCCGGACCACCCCGACCACGCCCGGATGCGCGCCAACCGCGCCGTGCTGGAGGCGAGCACCGACGCCCGCGGCCGCCGCCTGGAGATCATCGAGGTACCGCAGACCGCCTTCGCCGACCTGGCCGACGGCGAGATCGAGGTGTCGTACCTCAACTACTACGTCGCCAACGGCGGCGTCGTCGTCCCGGTCGCCGGAGTGCCCCAGGACGAGGAAGCCCTCGCCGTGATCGCCACGGCCTACCCGGGCCGCAAGGTCGTCGGGGTCCGGGCGCTTGCCATCGCCTTCGGCGGCGGCGGCGTCCACTGCATCACCCAGCAGATCCCGGCGGTGCGGACCACCGTCTGA
- the ureA gene encoding urease subunit gamma yields the protein MPLTPTERDRLLLFTAAELARARHARGLRLNVPEATALIADTVCEAARDGLRLADALERGRSVLGPDDVLPGVVDIVTEIQVEAVFEDGTRLAAISEPFGAQERDDSAPGAVLPASDRVAAPDPAVILTVRNTAAVPVSVTSHFHFFEANPRLDFDRAAAYGMRLCVPAGSSVRFDPHGEGEVGLVPIGGDRIAIGFAGLVDGPLDAPGAKDEALRRAAACGYLGVTAEHQDGDPA from the coding sequence ATGCCCCTGACCCCCACCGAACGTGACCGGCTGCTGCTCTTCACCGCCGCCGAGCTGGCCCGCGCCCGGCACGCCCGTGGCCTACGGCTCAACGTCCCCGAGGCGACCGCCCTGATCGCGGACACGGTGTGCGAGGCGGCCCGCGACGGGCTGCGCCTGGCCGACGCCCTGGAGCGGGGCCGTAGCGTCCTCGGCCCGGACGACGTGCTCCCGGGGGTCGTCGACATCGTCACCGAGATCCAGGTCGAGGCCGTCTTCGAGGACGGCACCCGACTGGCCGCGATCAGCGAGCCCTTCGGCGCCCAGGAGCGCGACGACTCCGCCCCGGGCGCGGTCCTGCCCGCCTCGGACAGGGTCGCCGCTCCGGACCCCGCAGTGATCCTCACCGTGCGCAACACGGCCGCCGTTCCGGTGAGCGTGACCTCGCACTTCCACTTCTTCGAGGCGAACCCGCGGCTCGACTTCGACCGGGCCGCCGCCTACGGCATGCGGCTGTGCGTGCCCGCGGGCTCGTCCGTCCGGTTCGACCCCCACGGCGAGGGCGAGGTCGGCCTCGTCCCCATCGGCGGCGACCGGATCGCGATCGGCTTCGCGGGGCTGGTCGACGGGCCCCTGGACGCACCCGGCGCCAAGGACGAGGCCCTGCGACGCGCGGCGGCCTGCGGCTACCTCGGCGTCACCGCCGAACACCAGGACGGAGACCCGGCATGA
- a CDS encoding TetR/AcrR family transcriptional regulator: protein MSSRSTQILEAAARVIARRGVRGLRVEELAAEAGVSTALIYYHFKDRTGVLRQTLEFINDRAERYTTDRDPDEPPLTPREELEETLLLELQDTVEVRENSSAWGELRASAVFDEVLREDLARATLVWVQEVAALLGQVQPMVPASALAAAAERLTALLEGLSMRWLSGGIKIDHARELMRGAIDAELAGLGRG, encoded by the coding sequence ATGTCGTCTCGTAGTACTCAGATCCTCGAAGCCGCCGCCCGGGTGATCGCCCGGCGCGGTGTACGCGGGCTGCGCGTGGAGGAACTCGCGGCCGAGGCCGGCGTCTCCACCGCCCTGATCTACTACCACTTCAAGGACCGTACGGGCGTCCTGCGCCAGACGCTCGAGTTCATCAACGACCGCGCCGAGCGCTACACCACCGACCGCGACCCGGACGAGCCGCCGCTCACCCCGCGCGAGGAGCTGGAGGAGACCCTCCTGCTGGAGCTCCAGGACACCGTGGAGGTACGGGAGAACAGCTCGGCCTGGGGCGAACTGCGGGCGAGCGCCGTCTTCGACGAGGTCCTGCGCGAGGACCTGGCGCGGGCGACCCTGGTGTGGGTCCAGGAGGTGGCCGCTCTGCTGGGCCAGGTCCAGCCGATGGTGCCGGCCTCCGCCCTCGCCGCGGCCGCCGAGCGCCTCACCGCCCTGCTGGAGGGGCTGAGCATGCGCTGGCTGAGCGGCGGCATCAAGATCGACCACGCCCGCGAGCTGATGCGGGGCGCCATCGACGCCGAACTGGCAGGCCTCGGGCGGGGCTGA
- a CDS encoding urease subunit alpha: MSKKTPHSDHCAPGGRHIDPHEYASVFGPRAGDRVRLGDSGLTVRVEHDAQRPGDEFLAGFGKTARDGLHLKAAAVRETCDVVISNVLVIDAVLGIRKVSIGIREGRIHAIGRAGNPDTLDGVDVVVGTGTTIVSGEGLIATAGAVDTHVHLLSPRIMEASLAAGVTTIIGQEIGPSWGVGVNSPWALRHGFSAFDAWPVNIGFLARGSSSDEAPLVEALAEGGACGFKVHEDLGAHTRALDTALRVAEEHDVQVALHSDGLNECLSVEDTLRVLEGRTIHAFHIEGCGGGHVPNVLKMAGVPNVIGSSTNPTLPFGRDAVAEHYGMIVSVHDLKPDLPGDAAMARDRIRAGTMGAEDVLHDLGAIGITSSDAQGMGRAGETIRRTFAMAAKMKGELGPMDGDGEGDDNARVLRYIAKLTINPAIAHGLAHEIGSIEVGKLADIVLWRPPFFGAKPQMVLKSGFPAYGVTGDPNAATDCCEPLVLGPLFGAHGAAPADLSVAFVSRAAAESGSSGGLITRRRRVAVQGTRGIGPKDMVANARLGEVDVNARTGLVTLDGEPLRSEPAQQVSLNRLYFL; this comes from the coding sequence ATGAGCAAGAAGACCCCGCACAGTGATCACTGTGCGCCGGGCGGCCGGCACATCGATCCGCACGAGTACGCGTCCGTGTTCGGCCCGCGGGCCGGGGATCGGGTGAGGCTGGGTGACTCCGGGCTCACCGTCCGGGTGGAGCACGACGCGCAGCGGCCGGGCGACGAGTTCCTGGCCGGTTTCGGGAAGACGGCCCGGGACGGCCTGCACCTGAAGGCCGCCGCCGTCCGTGAGACGTGTGATGTGGTGATCAGCAATGTGCTGGTGATCGACGCCGTCCTCGGTATCCGCAAGGTGTCGATCGGTATCCGTGAGGGGCGGATCCACGCGATCGGTCGGGCCGGTAATCCCGACACCCTCGACGGGGTCGACGTGGTCGTCGGCACCGGCACGACGATCGTGTCGGGCGAGGGCCTGATCGCGACCGCCGGAGCCGTGGACACCCACGTCCACCTGCTCTCCCCGCGCATCATGGAAGCCTCGCTCGCCGCGGGCGTCACCACGATCATCGGCCAGGAGATCGGGCCGAGCTGGGGCGTCGGTGTCAATTCACCCTGGGCCCTCCGCCATGGGTTCAGTGCCTTCGACGCCTGGCCGGTGAACATCGGCTTCCTCGCCCGGGGTTCCTCCTCGGACGAGGCCCCCCTCGTGGAGGCCCTCGCGGAGGGCGGTGCCTGCGGATTCAAGGTGCACGAAGACCTCGGGGCCCATACCCGGGCCTTGGACACGGCGTTGCGGGTGGCCGAGGAGCACGACGTGCAGGTGGCTCTGCACAGTGACGGTCTGAACGAGTGCCTGTCGGTGGAGGACACCCTGCGGGTGTTGGAAGGGCGGACCATCCACGCCTTCCACATCGAGGGTTGCGGTGGTGGACACGTCCCGAACGTGTTGAAGATGGCGGGCGTGCCGAACGTCATCGGCTCCTCCACCAATCCCACGCTGCCGTTCGGGCGGGACGCGGTCGCCGAGCACTACGGGATGATCGTCTCGGTCCACGACCTCAAGCCCGACCTGCCCGGCGACGCGGCGATGGCCCGGGACCGGATCCGCGCCGGGACCATGGGCGCCGAGGACGTCCTGCACGACCTGGGCGCGATCGGCATCACCTCCTCCGACGCCCAGGGCATGGGCCGCGCCGGCGAGACGATCCGCCGCACCTTCGCCATGGCCGCCAAGATGAAGGGCGAACTCGGCCCGATGGACGGCGACGGCGAGGGCGACGACAACGCCCGCGTCCTGCGCTACATCGCCAAGCTCACCATCAACCCCGCCATCGCCCACGGACTCGCCCACGAGATCGGCTCCATCGAAGTCGGCAAACTCGCCGACATCGTCCTGTGGCGCCCCCCGTTCTTCGGCGCCAAGCCGCAGATGGTCCTCAAGTCCGGCTTCCCGGCCTACGGGGTCACGGGCGACCCGAACGCCGCGACCGACTGCTGTGAACCGCTCGTCCTCGGTCCCCTGTTCGGCGCGCACGGCGCGGCGCCGGCCGATCTCTCGGTCGCCTTCGTCAGCCGCGCCGCCGCCGAGTCGGGTTCCTCCGGGGGCCTGATCACCAGGCGCCGCCGGGTCGCCGTACAAGGCACGCGCGGCATCGGGCCGAAGGACATGGTCGCCAACGCCCGCCTCGGCGAGGTCGACGTGAACGCCCGGACCGGGCTCGTGACGCTCGACGGCGAACCCCTGCGCTCCGAGCCGGCCCAGCAGGTGTCCCTGAACCGCCTCTACTTCCTCTAG
- a CDS encoding agmatine deiminase family protein: protein MDINPRTSRRRVLQFGAAALPLAALGSTLPSLVQTASAVPNATGTLRMPAETDRHIRTYMAWPALSSVWGSGLAAVRRDIAEVAHVISRYEPVVVLARPGQVADARYRCGPGAYYGIQVIDIPNDDLWIRDFGPTFVVAPGAVAGVDTNFNGWGKAGTKFAQPFANDAAAARTLLAEYEVNRIRAGFVGEGGSLETDGDGTLLATVSSMVNANRNPGMSQAQVEQAMTSALGIDKVIWVPGLAGEDITDCHIDCLARFIAPGRVILDKPGPGADKKWVAVYEETKRALQSATDARGRRLSITELPGPDRREITGRGDEFLSSYTNYYTANGAVIAPRFGDGYADGVAYAILQAAYPSYRVEQLPIDGIASGGGGIHCATQSHPAAPPAL, encoded by the coding sequence ATGGATATCAACCCCCGCACCTCGCGCCGCCGAGTGCTCCAGTTCGGCGCGGCGGCCCTGCCGCTGGCAGCCCTCGGCTCCACCCTCCCCTCGCTGGTCCAGACGGCCTCGGCCGTCCCGAACGCCACCGGCACGCTCCGCATGCCCGCCGAGACCGACCGGCACATCCGTACGTACATGGCCTGGCCCGCCCTCTCCTCGGTGTGGGGCAGCGGCCTCGCGGCGGTACGCAGGGACATAGCCGAGGTGGCCCACGTGATCTCGCGCTACGAGCCGGTCGTGGTGCTGGCGCGCCCCGGCCAGGTCGCCGATGCCCGCTACCGGTGCGGACCGGGCGCCTACTACGGCATCCAGGTCATCGACATCCCCAACGACGACCTCTGGATCCGCGACTTCGGCCCCACCTTCGTCGTCGCCCCGGGTGCCGTCGCCGGTGTGGACACCAACTTCAACGGCTGGGGCAAGGCCGGTACGAAGTTCGCGCAGCCCTTCGCCAACGACGCGGCGGCGGCCCGCACGCTCCTCGCCGAGTACGAGGTGAACCGGATCCGTGCCGGCTTCGTCGGCGAGGGCGGCTCGCTGGAGACCGACGGTGACGGCACCCTGCTCGCCACGGTCAGTTCGATGGTGAACGCCAACCGGAACCCGGGCATGAGTCAGGCCCAGGTCGAGCAGGCCATGACGTCGGCGCTCGGCATCGACAAGGTGATCTGGGTGCCGGGCCTCGCCGGTGAGGACATCACCGACTGCCACATCGACTGTCTGGCCCGCTTCATCGCCCCCGGCCGGGTCATCCTCGACAAGCCCGGCCCCGGCGCCGACAAGAAGTGGGTGGCCGTCTACGAGGAGACCAAGCGGGCCCTGCAGAGCGCCACCGATGCCCGGGGTCGCCGCCTGTCCATCACCGAGCTGCCCGGCCCGGACCGGCGCGAGATCACCGGCCGGGGCGACGAGTTCCTGTCCAGTTACACCAACTACTACACGGCGAACGGCGCGGTGATCGCTCCCCGGTTCGGCGACGGCTACGCCGACGGCGTCGCCTACGCCATCCTCCAGGCCGCCTACCCGTCCTACCGCGTCGAACAGCTCCCGATCGACGGCATCGCCTCCGGCGGCGGCGGAATCCACTGCGCGACCCAGTCCCACCCGGCCGCACCGCCGGCGCTCTGA
- a CDS encoding ABC transporter substrate-binding protein has product MTTTPPRTGRRFRRRRGRLSPVAVTATAALTAVSLLAACSGPPKEKGGGVTDVRLSASTPQAHGEIDSFTWAVYAEPPTLDYTVAFDYPQNTVLSNVCESLMRWTPGLTTEPGLAQKASNPDPTTWVYDLRPGVRFHDGKEMTADDVVFSLGRQTDPDNAAAWAQVFQNVASITKSGPLQVTVKLNKPDSQFPQYMATAAGVVASKATVEAAGKDYGTTGGLGCTGPFKLGTWNKGQSIELDRFDNYWGTKAKSKKAVFRVLTDPSARTNAMLSGEADGGYLIPTESYARLKKSGTGTLYFGEGLSTVNVNVTDMRGPLGDIRVRRALSLALDRSGFVKAGLGGAGTVTNSLTTRAAWAAAPERTLKTAFDSLPPTGQDIEKAKALIEEAGATGKTLTVATSSIGQDVSLLATAVQAAGTRIGLDIQLKTIAPNAFTALFTDPQAREGIDMFPLTYYDSITDPLDLLQNFKTGAYMNFAGYSDPEYDKLVDQASAVYPIEQRMDIEAKLQHHASEQLLWIPVAEWPTALFMNNRITGAPTTISYMYYPWAADVGAAQ; this is encoded by the coding sequence ATGACCACCACCCCGCCCCGCACCGGCAGACGCTTCCGCCGCCGGCGCGGCCGGCTCAGCCCCGTTGCCGTGACCGCGACCGCCGCCCTGACCGCCGTCTCCCTGCTCGCGGCCTGCTCCGGACCGCCGAAGGAGAAGGGCGGCGGTGTCACCGACGTCAGGCTGTCGGCCTCCACGCCCCAGGCCCACGGCGAGATCGACTCCTTCACCTGGGCCGTCTACGCCGAACCGCCCACCCTCGACTACACGGTGGCCTTCGACTACCCGCAGAACACCGTGCTGTCCAACGTGTGCGAGAGCCTGATGCGCTGGACCCCGGGCCTCACCACCGAGCCCGGTCTCGCCCAGAAGGCCTCCAACCCGGACCCCACCACCTGGGTCTACGACCTGCGCCCCGGGGTGCGCTTCCACGACGGCAAGGAGATGACCGCCGACGACGTGGTCTTCAGCCTCGGCCGCCAGACGGACCCCGACAACGCGGCCGCCTGGGCCCAGGTGTTCCAGAACGTCGCCTCGATCACCAAGAGCGGCCCGCTGCAGGTCACCGTCAAGCTGAACAAGCCCGACTCGCAGTTCCCCCAGTACATGGCCACCGCCGCCGGCGTGGTCGCCTCCAAGGCCACCGTCGAGGCGGCCGGCAAGGACTACGGCACCACGGGCGGCCTCGGCTGCACCGGCCCCTTCAAGCTCGGCACGTGGAACAAGGGCCAGTCGATCGAACTGGACCGCTTCGACAACTACTGGGGCACCAAGGCCAAGTCGAAGAAGGCCGTCTTCCGCGTCCTGACCGACCCCTCCGCCCGGACGAACGCCATGCTCAGCGGCGAGGCCGACGGCGGATACCTGATCCCCACCGAGAGCTACGCCCGCCTGAAGAAGAGCGGCACCGGCACCCTCTACTTCGGCGAGGGCCTGAGCACGGTCAACGTCAACGTCACCGACATGCGGGGCCCGCTCGGTGACATCCGCGTCCGGCGCGCGCTGTCCCTGGCGCTGGACCGCTCCGGCTTCGTCAAGGCCGGCCTCGGTGGGGCGGGCACCGTCACCAACTCCCTCACCACCCGCGCCGCCTGGGCCGCCGCCCCCGAACGCACCCTGAAGACCGCCTTCGACAGCCTGCCGCCCACCGGCCAGGACATCGAGAAGGCCAAGGCCCTGATCGAGGAGGCCGGCGCCACCGGCAAGACGCTCACCGTGGCCACCAGCTCCATAGGCCAGGACGTCTCCCTCCTCGCCACCGCCGTCCAGGCGGCCGGCACCCGGATCGGACTGGACATCCAGCTGAAGACGATCGCCCCGAACGCCTTCACCGCGCTGTTCACCGACCCCCAGGCGCGCGAGGGCATCGACATGTTCCCGCTCACCTACTACGACTCGATCACCGACCCGCTCGACCTGCTGCAGAACTTCAAGACCGGCGCGTACATGAACTTCGCCGGCTACAGCGACCCCGAGTACGACAAACTCGTCGACCAGGCCAGCGCCGTCTACCCGATCGAACAGCGGATGGACATCGAGGCGAAGCTGCAGCACCACGCCTCGGAACAGCTCCTGTGGATCCCCGTCGCCGAGTGGCCCACCGCGCTCTTCATG
- a CDS encoding serine/threonine-protein kinase, with translation MFAQLPGVQSALTALSADDPHEIGGYRLHARLGSGGMGVVYLAYTPGGRPIALKAVRREFAADPEFRERFAQEVASARRIHGLFTAQVVDSGEDDHTPWLATAYVPGPSLHQVVRRHGPLPVRTVLLLVAGIAEALQEIHRVGVVHRDLKPANVLIAGDGPRVIDFGIARAADAAALTGVGLRIGTAAFMAPEQALGHPVTPATDVFALGALAGFVAGGVPPFGNGPESGALYRVVHEQPDLGRIPHELHELLSWCLAKRPQDRPTTADLIAAVHAHPLVGRRPEFTDGWLPRPVLEEVGGRTGAGPDAGVAGSGSAAGGAAPAGSDRRGQPVPEHRQATVAAAAYPAPGPGGTLPYAPSPSPSPSPSPSPSPSPGAGPHRAPNPAPAEPPAAPTPQARRDRRRDRSRLPVVALAAAALLACGGGAYWFGLPPEEGETPATEPAASPSGPAASAYVPGYPQAELTAPDSGYEFDLRAGKVVPVESAAWYLARGSDAFVLSEESDAYIADGNGELTPDGCARGIETRPVTTLPFRALAKERPFCVRSPDQRELAIVRLVEATSAGSVTIAVAHFRTS, from the coding sequence CGAGTTCGCCGCGGACCCCGAGTTCCGCGAGCGCTTCGCCCAGGAGGTGGCGAGTGCCCGCCGGATCCACGGCCTCTTCACGGCGCAGGTGGTCGACTCGGGCGAGGACGACCACACCCCGTGGTTGGCCACGGCCTACGTGCCGGGCCCCTCGCTGCACCAGGTCGTGCGGCGGCACGGGCCGCTGCCGGTGCGGACGGTGCTGCTGCTCGTCGCCGGCATCGCCGAGGCCCTCCAGGAGATCCACCGGGTGGGCGTCGTCCACCGGGACCTCAAACCGGCGAACGTGCTGATCGCGGGGGACGGGCCCCGAGTGATCGACTTCGGTATCGCGCGCGCCGCCGACGCCGCCGCCCTGACCGGCGTGGGTCTACGGATCGGTACCGCCGCCTTCATGGCGCCGGAGCAGGCGCTGGGCCACCCGGTGACCCCGGCGACCGATGTCTTCGCGCTCGGGGCGCTCGCCGGGTTCGTCGCCGGCGGGGTCCCGCCCTTCGGGAACGGGCCGGAGTCCGGCGCCCTGTACCGGGTGGTCCACGAGCAGCCGGACCTCGGCCGGATCCCGCACGAGCTGCACGAACTGCTGTCGTGGTGTCTGGCCAAGCGTCCGCAGGACCGTCCCACCACCGCCGACCTGATCGCGGCCGTCCACGCGCACCCGCTCGTGGGGCGGCGGCCGGAGTTCACCGACGGCTGGCTGCCGCGTCCGGTGCTGGAGGAGGTGGGGGGCCGGACGGGCGCCGGCCCGGACGCGGGGGTGGCGGGGTCCGGGTCGGCCGCGGGCGGTGCGGCCCCCGCCGGATCCGATCGGCGGGGGCAGCCCGTACCGGAGCACCGCCAGGCGACCGTGGCGGCGGCCGCGTACCCGGCGCCCGGGCCGGGCGGGACCCTGCCGTACGCCCCGAGCCCGAGCCCGAGCCCGAGCCCGAGCCCGAGCCCGAGCCCGAGCCCGGGCGCCGGCCCGCATCGGGCGCCGAACCCGGCCCCGGCCGAGCCGCCGGCGGCCCCGACACCCCAGGCGCGCCGCGACCGCCGGCGCGACCGGAGCCGGCTGCCCGTGGTCGCCCTCGCGGCCGCCGCCCTGCTGGCGTGCGGTGGCGGCGCCTACTGGTTCGGTCTCCCCCCGGAGGAGGGCGAGACCCCCGCCACGGAACCCGCCGCGTCCCCCTCCGGGCCTGCGGCGTCCGCGTACGTACCCGGATATCCGCAGGCCGAGCTCACCGCCCCGGATTCCGGTTACGAGTTCGACCTGCGCGCCGGGAAGGTGGTTCCCGTCGAGAGCGCCGCCTGGTACCTCGCGCGCGGCTCCGACGCCTTCGTGCTGTCCGAGGAGTCCGACGCGTACATCGCCGACGGAAACGGAGAGCTGACCCCGGACGGCTGCGCCCGAGGCATCGAGACCCGGCCCGTGACGACCCTGCCGTTCAGGGCGCTCGCCAAGGAGCGCCCCTTCTGTGTACGAAGCCCCGACCAGCGGGAACTCGCGATCGTGCGGCTCGTCGAGGCGACCTCCGCAGGCTCCGTGACGATCGCCGTCGCTCACTTCCGCACGAGCTGA